The Solibacillus sp. FSL W7-1436 genome window below encodes:
- a CDS encoding PepSY1/2 domain-containing protein, whose amino-acid sequence MKKFAYLLGLFVVILAFVSFDLFTQNKDLERAVYATQSRDLSAATEKLSMLHTTVEQSLLFQDEKALNNELDSIWRMSSDLRKTVANLPIQAEVQNEWMRYLGKIGDNAKQAAVTGDYENWRNKMKTVASNLHAFAEEWNVATVAFYENDGDLRKWSTNHTTNLKDSPFMNVSKQLKTYNETDFPLTASESDYEKKRELQHLKDKKITKSEAIKKFKKFFPNIDDSIVTVTKSSDDAPYPFYHIQFIHGSKIGYADITENGGHLLSFLLERPVKKDARSHEEILNTAKTFMNDVGYTDVKLSESRENHEAWHLVFTRVYGEDEALIYPDSIQVKIAKDNAEILGVNAMEYIQEEKIKEQSEVPIDWDKFFADHVGVEQVQKIYTGNGNLELRKCYEVIARLDNKAQDTYRVVIDAETHEVIKNEKVF is encoded by the coding sequence ATGAAAAAATTTGCATATTTATTAGGTTTATTTGTTGTCATATTAGCCTTTGTTTCCTTTGATCTATTTACACAAAATAAGGATTTGGAGCGAGCTGTTTATGCTACCCAATCAAGGGATCTTTCGGCAGCGACTGAAAAATTGTCGATGCTGCATACAACGGTGGAACAATCATTGCTATTTCAGGACGAAAAAGCTTTAAATAATGAATTGGATTCCATCTGGCGGATGAGCAGTGATTTAAGAAAAACGGTCGCGAATTTGCCGATTCAGGCTGAAGTACAAAATGAATGGATGCGTTATTTAGGAAAAATCGGCGATAATGCCAAACAAGCGGCCGTTACAGGAGACTACGAAAATTGGCGCAATAAAATGAAGACGGTTGCTTCCAATTTACATGCATTTGCAGAGGAATGGAATGTTGCGACAGTCGCATTTTATGAAAACGATGGAGATTTAAGAAAATGGTCAACGAATCATACGACCAATCTTAAAGACTCGCCATTTATGAACGTATCCAAACAATTAAAAACATATAACGAAACGGATTTTCCGTTAACGGCGAGTGAATCGGACTATGAAAAAAAGCGGGAATTACAACATTTAAAGGATAAAAAAATCACGAAAAGCGAAGCCATTAAAAAATTCAAGAAATTTTTCCCGAATATTGACGATTCAATTGTGACGGTGACAAAAAGCAGTGATGATGCACCATATCCGTTTTACCATATTCAATTTATCCACGGCTCCAAAATCGGCTACGCCGACATAACAGAAAATGGCGGCCACCTTCTTTCCTTCCTGCTCGAACGGCCGGTTAAAAAGGATGCTCGTTCACATGAAGAAATTCTGAATACGGCCAAAACCTTTATGAATGATGTCGGATACACGGATGTGAAGCTATCCGAATCACGTGAAAACCATGAAGCGTGGCATCTTGTATTTACAAGAGTGTATGGCGAAGATGAGGCTTTAATTTACCCGGATAGTATTCAAGTGAAAATTGCGAAGGATAACGCTGAAATTTTGGGTGTCAACGCAATGGAATATATTCAGGAAGAAAAAATTAAAGAGCAAAGCGAAGTGCCGATAGACTGGGATAAATTTTTTGCAGATCATGTAGGTGTAGAACAAGTGCAAAAAATTTATACGGGCAATGGCAATCTGGAACTTCGAAAATGCTATGAAGTTATAGCAAGGCTCGACAACAAGGCACAGGATACTTATCGTGTTGTCATCGATGCGGAAACACATGAAGTAATTAAAAACGAAAAAGTGTTCTAG
- a CDS encoding flagellar brake protein codes for MELKIGTQLTLEPTYTEKIEKFKCRVVDRQDNMIFIDYPINTATKKIAFLIDGAQFRATFINEKKESYCFNTEVLGRKGGNVQTILLACPAAEEFIKIQRREYVRVETPVDIAVEHDGQKFQFAAEDISAGGTLIHIKSPVNFTEGDTVKAFVVLPFVNGEIRYVETVARVVNMFERNEMKMASLNFTDTDDYDKQQIVRFCFERQVMIRKKEMNEL; via the coding sequence ATGGAACTAAAAATTGGAACGCAACTAACGCTGGAGCCAACCTATACGGAAAAAATCGAAAAATTTAAATGTCGTGTTGTCGATCGACAGGACAATATGATTTTTATCGATTATCCAATTAATACGGCAACTAAAAAAATCGCTTTTTTAATAGATGGTGCACAATTCCGTGCAACCTTCATTAATGAAAAAAAAGAAAGCTACTGCTTTAATACAGAGGTTTTAGGACGTAAAGGCGGCAATGTTCAGACGATACTGCTTGCGTGTCCAGCTGCTGAAGAATTTATTAAAATTCAGCGCCGCGAATATGTTCGTGTAGAAACCCCTGTAGATATTGCTGTTGAACATGACGGACAGAAATTTCAGTTTGCGGCTGAAGACATTAGTGCCGGGGGAACATTGATTCATATTAAGTCACCGGTTAATTTTACTGAAGGCGATACAGTTAAGGCTTTTGTCGTCCTGCCGTTTGTAAACGGTGAAATTCGCTACGTCGAAACAGTTGCAAGAGTCGTAAACATGTTCGAACGTAATGAAATGAAGATGGCATCACTGAATTTCACGGATACGGATGATTATGATAAGCAGCAAATTGTCCGATTCTGCTTCGAACGACAAGTAATGATCCGCAAAAAAGAAATGAATGAATTATAA
- the cmk gene encoding (d)CMP kinase encodes MMKKIQIAIDGPAGAGKSTIAKIVAEALRFTYIDTGAMYRAVTYKAMKENIQLHDAEAIEKMLQETAITLKPSEQGQLVFVDGQDVSQAIRSNEVTANVSEVAAHANIREILVAMQQKLAAEGGVVMDGRDIATHVLKDAELKIYMSATVEERAHRRFLDNERRGIPSTIETLQKEIALRDKLDSEREASPLIQAEDALFLDTTHLSIDEAAQEILKLAQQKMQ; translated from the coding sequence ATGATGAAAAAAATTCAAATTGCAATTGATGGTCCTGCAGGTGCAGGGAAAAGTACCATTGCAAAAATTGTAGCCGAAGCACTTCGATTTACATATATCGACACAGGTGCAATGTATCGGGCAGTGACGTATAAAGCGATGAAAGAAAACATACAATTACATGACGCAGAAGCGATTGAGAAAATGCTTCAGGAAACGGCGATTACATTAAAACCGTCGGAGCAGGGACAACTCGTTTTTGTAGATGGACAAGATGTGTCACAGGCGATTCGTTCAAATGAAGTTACGGCAAATGTTTCAGAAGTTGCGGCACATGCCAATATTCGTGAAATCCTCGTGGCGATGCAGCAAAAGCTGGCTGCGGAAGGCGGAGTTGTCATGGACGGGCGTGATATTGCAACACATGTATTAAAAGATGCAGAGCTTAAAATCTATATGTCTGCAACAGTAGAAGAACGTGCACATCGACGCTTCCTGGATAATGAACGCCGCGGCATTCCTTCAACAATCGAAACATTACAGAAGGAAATTGCGTTGCGGGACAAGCTTGATAGTGAACGTGAAGCTTCACCGCTCATCCAAGCAGAAGATGCTTTATTTTTGGATACGACGCATTTATCAATTGATGAAGCAGCGCAGGAAATTTTGAAATTAGCGCAGCAGAAAATGCAGTGA
- the rpsA gene encoding 30S ribosomal protein S1, producing MSEEMNLGSNQKFQEGDIVKGVAEQVEEKSVTVSIEGAPFDGIIPISELSSLHIEKASDIVSVGDQLELMITKVEEENFVLSKRKVDALHAWDELKAKFESGEVFEAEVKDVVKGGLVVDLGVRGFVPASLVEDYFVEDFEDYKGKTLRLKITELDKEKGRLILSHRAVLDEEKASKKQQVIQNIQQGDMLEGTVQRLAKFGAFIDLGGIDGLVHISQVAHEHVEDISTVLQEGQSVTVKVLSVDIPNERVSLSIKDTLPGPWTDIEEKASKGAILTGTVKRLVTFGAFVEVFPGVEGLVHISQISHKHITTPHEVLKDGQEVEVKVLEVNEGEKRLALSIKALQEDSANDEDFDYELPEENKGFSFSDVIGDQLKGFKK from the coding sequence ATGTCTGAGGAAATGAATTTAGGGTCAAACCAAAAATTTCAAGAAGGAGATATTGTGAAAGGTGTTGCTGAACAGGTTGAAGAAAAGTCAGTAACGGTTTCGATCGAGGGGGCACCTTTCGATGGAATTATACCTATTAGCGAACTTTCAAGCTTACACATTGAAAAAGCTTCTGATATAGTTTCAGTTGGCGATCAACTAGAGCTTATGATTACGAAAGTTGAAGAAGAGAATTTTGTATTATCAAAACGCAAAGTAGATGCACTGCACGCGTGGGATGAATTAAAAGCAAAATTCGAATCTGGTGAAGTATTCGAAGCAGAAGTGAAAGATGTTGTGAAAGGCGGACTTGTCGTCGATTTAGGTGTACGCGGTTTCGTTCCGGCTTCACTCGTTGAAGATTATTTTGTCGAAGATTTTGAGGATTACAAAGGCAAAACATTACGTTTAAAAATTACAGAGTTAGATAAAGAAAAAGGACGACTTATTTTATCTCATCGTGCAGTACTCGATGAGGAGAAAGCGTCGAAAAAGCAACAAGTGATTCAAAACATCCAGCAGGGAGATATGCTGGAAGGTACAGTTCAGCGTTTGGCGAAATTCGGTGCGTTCATTGATTTGGGCGGCATCGATGGATTAGTCCATATTTCACAAGTAGCGCATGAACATGTTGAAGATATTTCAACGGTATTACAGGAAGGACAATCCGTTACTGTAAAAGTGCTTTCAGTCGATATTCCGAATGAGCGTGTTTCATTATCCATCAAAGATACACTGCCTGGTCCGTGGACAGACATTGAAGAGAAAGCTTCTAAAGGCGCAATTCTAACAGGTACTGTAAAACGTCTTGTTACATTCGGTGCGTTTGTGGAAGTATTCCCTGGCGTTGAAGGTCTTGTCCATATTTCTCAAATTTCCCACAAGCATATTACGACACCGCATGAAGTCTTAAAGGACGGACAAGAGGTGGAAGTAAAAGTACTTGAGGTAAATGAAGGAGAAAAACGCCTTGCATTAAGCATTAAAGCATTGCAGGAAGATTCAGCGAACGACGAGGACTTCGATTACGAGCTGCCTGAAGAAAATAAAGGCTTCTCATTCAGCGATGTTATCGGCGATCAGCTAAAAGGATTCAAAAAATAA
- the der gene encoding ribosome biogenesis GTPase Der yields the protein MTKPVIAIVGRPNVGKSTIFNRIVGERVSIVEDIPGVTRDRIYSSADWLAHEFNIIDTGGIEIGDEPFLEQIRQQAEIAIDEADVIIFMTNGREGVTAADEQVARILYKTKKPVVLAINKIDNPDMRHMIYDFYSLGFGEPWPISGSHGLGLGDLLDECAKHFPNPDEEQYDDDTIKFSLIGRPNVGKSSLVNAFLGQDRVIVSEIQGTTRDAIDSPYSYDGQDYVIIDTAGMRKKGKVYESTEKYSVLRALRAIERSDVVLVVLNADEGIQEQDKKIAGYAHEAGKAIIIVVNKWDAIEKDEKTMNLFTEQIREHFLFLDYAPIVFVSAKTKQRVHNILPIIKRVSENHAMRIQSSILNEVIEDSIARNPAPTDKGRRLRIYYATQVAIKPPTFVVFVNEPEMMHFSYERFLENRIRETFDFEGTPIRLITRARD from the coding sequence ATGACAAAACCAGTAATCGCCATCGTAGGACGTCCGAACGTAGGTAAATCGACAATTTTTAACCGAATTGTTGGAGAACGTGTATCGATCGTGGAAGATATTCCAGGTGTAACACGGGACCGTATTTATAGTTCGGCTGATTGGCTAGCACATGAATTTAATATTATCGACACTGGTGGTATTGAAATTGGGGACGAGCCGTTTTTAGAACAGATCCGTCAGCAAGCGGAAATCGCTATTGATGAGGCGGACGTTATTATTTTCATGACTAATGGACGTGAAGGTGTTACAGCTGCAGATGAGCAAGTAGCAAGAATTTTATATAAAACTAAAAAACCGGTAGTTCTCGCAATTAATAAAATCGATAACCCGGATATGCGTCATATGATTTATGACTTCTATTCATTGGGCTTTGGTGAGCCTTGGCCGATTTCAGGTTCACACGGTTTAGGTTTAGGGGATTTATTGGATGAGTGTGCCAAACACTTCCCGAACCCGGATGAAGAACAATATGATGATGACACGATTAAATTCTCATTAATCGGACGCCCGAATGTCGGGAAATCATCGCTTGTGAATGCCTTTTTAGGTCAGGACCGAGTTATTGTAAGTGAAATCCAAGGAACAACTCGTGATGCAATCGACTCTCCGTACTCATATGATGGACAAGATTATGTCATCATCGATACAGCGGGTATGCGTAAAAAAGGGAAAGTATACGAATCAACAGAAAAGTATTCGGTACTCCGTGCACTGCGCGCGATTGAACGCTCAGACGTTGTTTTAGTCGTTCTGAATGCGGATGAAGGTATTCAGGAGCAGGATAAAAAAATCGCCGGCTATGCACATGAAGCCGGTAAAGCGATTATTATCGTTGTAAACAAATGGGATGCCATTGAAAAAGACGAAAAAACGATGAATCTCTTTACTGAGCAAATTCGTGAACACTTCCTGTTTTTAGATTATGCACCGATCGTTTTCGTTTCGGCAAAAACGAAACAGCGTGTCCACAATATTTTACCGATCATCAAGCGTGTTAGTGAAAACCATGCGATGCGTATCCAATCATCAATTTTAAATGAAGTGATTGAAGATTCGATCGCACGTAATCCGGCACCAACAGATAAAGGCCGTCGTTTACGTATTTACTATGCAACACAAGTGGCGATTAAACCGCCGACATTCGTTGTATTCGTAAATGAACCGGAAATGATGCACTTCTCATACGAGCGCTTTTTAGAAAACCGTATTCGGGAGACTTTCGACTTTGAAGGAACTCCAATACGTCTGATCACACGTGCTCGTGACTAA
- a CDS encoding NAD(P)H-dependent glycerol-3-phosphate dehydrogenase: MENVVVLGAGSWGTALAIVLAENGHNTLIWSHREDQATEINEQHTNKKYLPNTILPTNLKATSNLEEAAKHGSTIVMAVPTKGIREVCGKISDYLTEKALFVHVSKGIEPDTLMRISELMKESLADNAVSDIVVLSGPSHAEEVVLKHPTTVTAACENLDAAEKVQDLFMNQYFRVYTNDDVIGVEIGGALKNVIALAAGLTDGLDFGDNAKAALITRGLAEITRLGVKMGGNPFTFAGLTGMGDLIVTCTSVHSRNWRAGNMLGKGMKLEQVLDEMGMVVEGVRTTKATYQLSKKYDVSMPITSALYEVLFNNMEPRALVESLMLRTKKSEIDEMS, translated from the coding sequence ATGGAAAATGTAGTAGTTTTAGGAGCAGGTTCCTGGGGAACGGCACTGGCCATTGTTTTAGCGGAAAACGGTCATAATACGCTAATTTGGTCACATCGCGAAGACCAGGCAACTGAAATTAATGAACAGCATACAAATAAAAAATATTTGCCGAATACGATTTTACCAACAAATTTAAAGGCGACTTCAAATCTGGAAGAGGCTGCAAAACACGGTTCTACTATTGTTATGGCAGTACCGACAAAAGGGATTCGGGAAGTTTGCGGCAAAATTTCGGATTATTTAACTGAGAAAGCATTATTTGTCCATGTTTCCAAAGGGATTGAACCGGATACATTGATGCGTATTTCCGAACTGATGAAGGAAAGCCTTGCTGACAATGCGGTAAGTGATATTGTTGTTTTATCTGGACCTTCCCACGCGGAGGAAGTCGTATTAAAACATCCGACAACCGTAACAGCTGCTTGCGAAAATTTAGATGCTGCGGAAAAAGTGCAGGATTTATTTATGAATCAGTATTTTCGTGTCTATACAAATGATGATGTAATTGGCGTTGAAATTGGCGGGGCACTAAAAAATGTCATCGCGCTGGCTGCAGGGCTGACGGATGGTCTTGACTTTGGCGATAATGCAAAGGCTGCTTTAATTACACGCGGTTTAGCTGAAATTACGCGTCTTGGTGTAAAAATGGGAGGCAATCCGTTTACTTTTGCAGGACTGACAGGTATGGGTGATCTGATCGTGACATGTACAAGTGTCCATTCCCGAAACTGGCGCGCAGGAAATATGCTCGGCAAAGGAATGAAGCTTGAACAAGTATTGGACGAGATGGGAATGGTAGTCGAAGGGGTACGTACAACTAAGGCTACATACCAGCTCTCAAAAAAATATGATGTTTCGATGCCGATTACTTCTGCATTGTATGAGGTGCTGTTTAATAATATGGAGCCGAGAGCATTGGTCGAATCATTAATGCTGCGAACGAAAAAGAGCGAAATTGATGAGATGAGCTGA
- a CDS encoding DUF2768 domain-containing protein — protein MQLTLQLMNPLSNLLLNSARGPLASMHALDVMWVSFYSIGLLLVSILIITAVRKWIHNMVLSFLLKFIAYVMFFIGTLLMVLVVLTWPN, from the coding sequence GTGCAACTTACTTTGCAGCTCATGAATCCACTATCAAATTTACTCTTAAATTCTGCACGTGGCCCATTAGCGAGCATGCATGCTTTGGATGTTATGTGGGTTTCTTTTTATTCGATTGGTTTACTGTTAGTATCAATTCTTATTATTACAGCAGTCCGCAAGTGGATACATAATATGGTTTTGTCATTTTTATTGAAATTTATAGCATATGTCATGTTTTTTATCGGCACTTTATTAATGGTTCTTGTCGTACTTACATGGCCGAACTAA
- the spoIVA gene encoding stage IV sporulation protein A — MEKITVYKGGNTISEHIFQQLAERTNGDLYIGVVGPVRVGKSTFVKKVMEGVILPNIENAEDRMRAMDELPQSSPGPAIMTAEPKFVPAQGTTVAFGESAIPFRVRLVDCVGYVIDGAKGYEDESGPKFVQTPWHNEAIAFQEAAKIGTDKVIRDHANIGIVVTTDGTVNGMSRAAVEKAEQQIIEQLTEIGKPFVIVLNSTTPHSAETLHLQNTLAQKYDVPVIPTAIQHMQLNDVMLILQEALFEFNVNEIQVEKPDWLDVLDDTHHLNETLAFATAQLQDDAMKIRDVEAASQLLREIDFVESCTVENIDAGQGIATLRVNIHNDYYKETCTEFLEKPVDTKKEWLLFIKEASEAKAAQRRFRDAIEQAKEHGYGVTLPAMDEFDPSEPELIEQNNFYGVRMKAKAPSYHIIRIDMEAEFSPLIGSEFHSQHLLKDLQHAYEFDRQALWQTQLFGTPLHEVLTESIRFKMKSVPTHAKNRMRLMLERLINEGERGLITFII; from the coding sequence TTGGAGAAGATTACGGTATATAAAGGAGGCAATACAATTAGCGAGCATATTTTTCAGCAATTGGCAGAACGTACGAATGGTGATCTTTATATCGGCGTTGTAGGACCTGTTAGGGTAGGGAAATCCACGTTTGTTAAGAAGGTAATGGAAGGCGTGATTTTACCTAATATCGAAAATGCCGAGGACCGCATGCGGGCGATGGATGAACTTCCACAAAGCTCACCTGGACCTGCAATTATGACGGCTGAACCAAAGTTTGTCCCAGCACAGGGAACTACGGTTGCCTTTGGGGAAAGTGCAATACCGTTTCGTGTCAGATTGGTAGATTGCGTAGGCTATGTGATTGATGGCGCAAAAGGCTATGAGGATGAGTCGGGACCGAAGTTTGTGCAGACACCTTGGCACAATGAAGCAATAGCGTTTCAGGAGGCTGCAAAAATTGGTACCGACAAAGTGATTCGGGACCATGCCAATATCGGAATTGTTGTCACAACAGACGGAACGGTAAATGGCATGTCACGAGCGGCAGTTGAAAAGGCGGAGCAGCAAATTATCGAGCAGCTTACAGAGATCGGAAAGCCTTTCGTCATTGTGCTCAATAGTACGACACCGCATTCAGCTGAAACACTGCATTTACAAAATACTCTTGCACAGAAATATGATGTTCCTGTTATTCCGACAGCCATTCAACATATGCAGTTGAATGACGTCATGCTCATTTTACAAGAAGCGTTATTTGAATTTAATGTAAATGAAATTCAAGTGGAAAAACCGGATTGGTTGGATGTTTTGGATGATACTCATCATTTAAATGAAACATTGGCATTTGCGACGGCGCAATTACAGGATGATGCAATGAAAATCCGTGATGTGGAAGCGGCAAGCCAGCTGCTTCGCGAAATCGATTTTGTAGAAAGTTGCACCGTTGAAAATATTGATGCTGGACAGGGGATTGCGACATTACGTGTCAACATTCACAACGATTACTATAAGGAAACGTGCACCGAGTTTCTTGAAAAACCAGTCGATACAAAGAAAGAGTGGCTCCTGTTTATTAAGGAAGCTTCAGAGGCAAAAGCGGCACAGCGAAGATTCCGCGATGCGATTGAACAGGCAAAGGAACACGGTTATGGTGTCACATTGCCTGCGATGGATGAGTTTGATCCGAGCGAGCCGGAGCTGATCGAGCAAAACAATTTCTATGGTGTGCGTATGAAGGCGAAAGCCCCTTCCTACCACATTATCCGAATTGATATGGAAGCGGAATTCTCGCCGTTGATCGGATCTGAATTCCACAGTCAGCACCTGCTGAAAGACTTGCAGCATGCGTATGAATTTGACCGACAGGCATTGTGGCAAACGCAATTGTTTGGCACACCGCTTCATGAAGTGCTTACGGAAAGTATCCGTTTCAAAATGAAAAGCGTTCCGACACATGCGAAAAACAGAATGCGCCTCATGCTGGAAAGATTAATAAACGAAGGCGAAAGAGGTTTAATTACATTTATTATCTGA
- a CDS encoding HU family DNA-binding protein, with translation MNKTELVNSVAEAAGLSKKDASKAVEAVFDTIQDALAKGDKVQLIGFGNFEVRERAARKGRNPQTGKEIEIAASKVPAFKPGKALKDAVK, from the coding sequence GTGAATAAAACAGAATTAGTAAACTCTGTTGCTGAAGCTGCAGGTCTTTCTAAAAAAGACGCTTCTAAAGCAGTTGAAGCTGTATTTGATACAATTCAAGATGCTCTTGCAAAGGGTGACAAAGTACAATTAATCGGTTTTGGTAACTTTGAAGTTCGTGAGCGTGCAGCACGTAAAGGTCGTAACCCACAAACGGGTAAGGAAATCGAAATTGCTGCTTCTAAAGTACCTGCTTTCAAGCCAGGTAAAGCACTTAAGGACGCTGTAAAATAA
- the folE gene encoding GTP cyclohydrolase I FolE: protein MSNVDLKKIEEAVKMILEAVGEDVTREGLLDTPKRVSKMYAEMFSGLQEDPRDYFSTVFHEDHEELVLVKDIPFFSMCEHHLVPFYGTAHIAYIPKDGKVAGLSKLGRCLESVARRPQLQERITSTVADTIMEMLNPKGVYVVVEAEHMCMTMRGLKKPGSKTVTAVARGIYEQDDVKRNEVNTFIQMK from the coding sequence ATGTCAAATGTCGATTTAAAAAAGATAGAAGAAGCAGTAAAGATGATTTTGGAAGCAGTTGGGGAAGATGTGACGCGTGAAGGATTACTGGATACACCAAAACGTGTTTCAAAAATGTATGCGGAAATGTTCAGCGGCCTGCAGGAAGACCCGCGTGACTATTTCAGCACGGTATTCCATGAGGATCACGAAGAATTAGTATTAGTGAAAGATATTCCATTCTTTTCAATGTGTGAACATCACCTGGTTCCTTTTTACGGAACAGCCCATATCGCCTACATACCTAAAGACGGAAAAGTTGCCGGATTAAGCAAACTTGGGCGCTGCCTCGAATCAGTAGCACGCCGCCCTCAACTTCAGGAACGTATTACATCAACTGTAGCGGATACAATTATGGAAATGCTGAATCCAAAAGGGGTTTATGTTGTCGTGGAAGCGGAGCATATGTGTATGACGATGCGCGGATTAAAAAAACCGGGCTCTAAAACAGTTACAGCTGTTGCACGCGGCATTTATGAACAGGATGATGTAAAGCGCAATGAAGTGAATACATTCATCCAAATGAAATAA
- the mtrB gene encoding trp RNA-binding attenuation protein MtrB translates to MGQSEYIIIEAEEDGVHVIGLTRGTDTKFHHSEKLDAGEVMIAQFTEHTSAMKIRGKAKIHSAHGIVQSKK, encoded by the coding sequence ATGGGACAATCAGAGTATATTATTATCGAAGCAGAAGAAGATGGGGTACATGTTATTGGTTTGACACGCGGGACAGATACAAAGTTTCACCATTCAGAAAAACTGGATGCCGGTGAAGTTATGATCGCCCAGTTTACTGAACATACATCTGCCATGAAAATCCGCGGAAAAGCTAAAATTCACTCTGCACACGGTATAGTACAAAGTAAAAAGTAA
- a CDS encoding heptaprenyl diphosphate synthase component 1, translating to MNATSITQSVQTLKSNILQHVHHRALLQNVGQPSLQEEQLFFIQLPFLNGALMTDDHQISAVTVGIVHASLTEHEKVKEVEATSKEQQLLVLSGDYYSGRYYQLLAQTGNIFLIQKLSEGIVKRCEHQIRVYEEQKRSLEQWIESLMTIESELIAQYYDVYGFTAYTELMQQTLTYIRLKKELDFLRKGQPCFLYKAFSADLTMMDSIIEAFRDHLHDMERQLKENLTNIDLTDELKHSIEQYITF from the coding sequence ATGAATGCAACATCTATTACACAATCGGTTCAGACGCTAAAATCTAATATTCTTCAGCATGTTCATCATAGAGCATTACTTCAAAATGTTGGACAACCGTCTTTACAGGAAGAACAGCTGTTTTTTATTCAGCTCCCATTTTTAAATGGTGCTCTAATGACCGATGACCATCAAATAAGTGCGGTCACGGTCGGGATTGTACATGCTTCACTGACAGAGCACGAAAAAGTGAAGGAAGTGGAAGCGACGAGTAAAGAACAGCAGTTGCTTGTTCTTTCCGGTGATTACTATAGTGGCCGGTATTATCAGTTACTCGCACAAACGGGAAATATTTTTTTGATTCAAAAGTTATCGGAAGGAATCGTAAAGCGCTGTGAGCATCAAATCCGTGTTTACGAGGAACAAAAACGGTCACTTGAACAGTGGATTGAGAGTTTAATGACGATTGAAAGCGAACTGATTGCCCAATATTATGATGTATACGGTTTCACAGCCTATACAGAACTGATGCAGCAAACGCTAACATATATTCGTTTGAAAAAAGAGCTGGATTTCTTGAGAAAAGGGCAGCCTTGTTTTTTATATAAGGCATTTTCAGCGGATTTGACTATGATGGATTCTATTATTGAAGCCTTCCGGGATCATTTACATGACATGGAGCGACAATTGAAAGAAAACTTGACGAATATCGATTTAACAGATGAATTAAAACATTCCATTGAGCAATACATCACTTTTTAG
- a CDS encoding demethylmenaquinone methyltransferase, with amino-acid sequence MAKSKEEHVHEVFENISESYDKMNSVISFQMHVGWREDTMKRMAVKKGSKCLDVCCGTADWTIALSKAVGEEGEVKGLDFSENMLKVGMQKTENIPNIELIHGNAMELPFEDNTFDYVTIGFGLRNVPDYMQVLREMNRVVKPGGMVVCLETSQSEIPVYRQLFRFYFNHIMPLFGKIFAKSYKEYSWLQKSANDFPGMKKLAQMFREAGYENVTYKPYSGGAAAMHMGFKKK; translated from the coding sequence ATGGCGAAATCGAAAGAAGAACATGTTCATGAAGTGTTTGAAAACATTTCAGAGAGCTACGATAAAATGAACTCGGTCATTAGTTTCCAAATGCATGTTGGATGGCGTGAAGATACGATGAAACGTATGGCAGTAAAAAAAGGTTCGAAATGCCTTGATGTATGTTGCGGTACAGCGGATTGGACAATCGCTTTATCGAAGGCGGTCGGTGAAGAAGGTGAAGTAAAAGGGCTTGACTTCAGTGAAAATATGCTGAAAGTCGGCATGCAGAAAACCGAGAATATCCCGAATATCGAACTGATTCACGGAAATGCAATGGAACTACCATTTGAAGATAATACATTTGATTATGTGACAATCGGTTTTGGCTTACGGAATGTACCGGATTATATGCAAGTATTGCGTGAAATGAATCGGGTCGTTAAACCTGGCGGAATGGTTGTATGTCTGGAAACTTCTCAATCAGAAATACCGGTATATCGCCAGCTTTTCCGTTTTTACTTTAATCATATTATGCCGCTGTTCGGAAAGATTTTTGCGAAAAGCTACAAAGAGTATTCTTGGCTGCAAAAGTCCGCGAATGATTTTCCGGGTATGAAAAAATTAGCGCAGATGTTCCGGGAAGCAGGATATGAGAATGTGACATACAAACCATATAGCGGTGGGGCAGCAGCTATGCACATGGGTTTTAAGAAGAAATAA